A stretch of the Streptomyces sp. NBC_01428 genome encodes the following:
- a CDS encoding ABC transporter permease: MTTATDVNQPTQQPAAPTGRRMSLPVLLLVIAGGLALTSIVRIITGADGITNVSQMSTALQLAVPIGLAGLGGLWAERSGVVNIGLEGMMILGTWFGAWAGYQWGPWTGVLVGIIGGCLGGLLHAIITVTFNVNHIVSGVAINILALGVTRYLSPLAFEGKQGGSAKQSPPVDSLGHFTVPGLSDWLTTLNSKGWFFISDIAGLLGGLVTNVSWLTLIAIALIPGTWWILWRTSFGLRLRSCGENPVAAESLGVNVYKYKYLAVIISGGLAGLGGVFLSIVANPFYLEGQTSGRGYIGLAAMIFGNWMPGGLALGAGLFGYTDSLNLRGGSENVHALLLLGAILLLIGAIWLAVKKKYVSAVVTLVVGVLVFLWYSLTDEVPNQIVSATPYVITLLVLSLSAQRLRMPKADGLPYRKGQGK; the protein is encoded by the coding sequence ATGACCACCGCAACCGACGTCAACCAGCCCACGCAGCAGCCCGCGGCTCCCACCGGCCGCCGGATGTCGCTTCCCGTCCTCCTGCTGGTCATCGCGGGCGGCCTGGCGCTGACCTCGATCGTCCGCATCATCACGGGCGCCGACGGCATCACCAACGTCAGCCAGATGTCGACCGCCCTGCAGCTGGCCGTCCCGATCGGCCTCGCCGGTCTCGGCGGTCTGTGGGCCGAGCGCTCCGGCGTCGTCAACATCGGCCTCGAAGGCATGATGATCCTCGGCACCTGGTTCGGCGCCTGGGCCGGCTACCAGTGGGGCCCGTGGACCGGTGTCCTGGTCGGCATCATCGGCGGCTGCCTCGGCGGCCTGCTGCACGCGATCATCACGGTCACCTTCAACGTCAACCACATCGTCTCCGGTGTGGCCATCAACATCCTGGCGCTCGGTGTCACCCGCTACCTCTCCCCGCTCGCCTTCGAGGGCAAGCAGGGCGGTTCGGCCAAGCAGTCCCCGCCGGTCGACTCACTCGGCCACTTCACCGTGCCAGGGCTCTCCGACTGGCTGACCACCCTGAACTCCAAGGGCTGGTTCTTCATCTCGGACATCGCCGGTCTGCTCGGCGGCCTGGTCACCAACGTGTCCTGGCTGACCCTGATCGCCATCGCCCTGATCCCCGGGACCTGGTGGATCCTGTGGCGCACCTCCTTCGGCCTGCGCCTGCGGTCCTGCGGCGAGAACCCGGTCGCGGCCGAGTCGCTCGGCGTGAACGTCTACAAGTACAAGTACCTCGCCGTGATCATCTCCGGCGGTCTGGCCGGTCTCGGCGGCGTCTTCCTCTCCATCGTCGCCAACCCCTTCTACCTGGAGGGCCAGACCAGCGGACGCGGCTACATCGGTCTCGCCGCGATGATCTTCGGCAACTGGATGCCCGGCGGCCTCGCCCTCGGCGCCGGCCTGTTCGGCTACACCGACAGCCTCAACCTGCGCGGCGGCTCGGAGAACGTCCACGCCCTGCTGCTGCTCGGCGCGATCCTGCTCCTCATCGGCGCGATCTGGCTGGCCGTGAAGAAGAAGTACGTCTCCGCGGTCGTCACCCTGGTCGTCGGCGTCCTCGTCTTCCTCTGGTACTCCCTGACCGACGAGGTGCCGAACCAGATCGTCTCCGCCACGCCGTACGTCATCACCCTGCTCGTCCTCTCCCTCTCGGCCCAGCGCCTGCGCATGCCGAAGGCGGACGGTCTGCCGTACCGCAAGGGGCAGGGCAAGTGA
- a CDS encoding N-acetylneuraminate synthase family protein, whose translation MSNSRLRSFGSKTAGPGHPVYVVGEIGINHNGELENAFKLIDAAAEAGCDAVKFQKRTPEICTPRDQWDIERDTPWGRMTYIDYRHRVEFGEDEYRQIDEYAKSKNIDWFASPWDTEAVAFLEKFDVPAHKVASASLTDDELLRALRGTGRTVILSTGMSTPKQIRHAVEVLGSDNILMCHATSTYPAQAEELNLRVINTLQAEFPNVPIGYSGHETGLQTTLAAVALGATFVERHITLDRAMWGSDQAASVEPQGLTRLVRDIRTIEASLGDGVKKVYESELGPMKKLRRVPGVVAEAEIAAAAGEPVSV comes from the coding sequence ATGAGCAACTCCCGTCTGCGCAGCTTCGGTTCGAAGACCGCCGGCCCGGGCCACCCCGTCTACGTCGTGGGTGAGATCGGCATCAACCACAACGGTGAGCTGGAGAACGCCTTCAAGCTCATCGACGCGGCCGCCGAAGCCGGCTGCGACGCCGTCAAGTTCCAGAAGCGCACCCCGGAGATCTGCACCCCGCGCGACCAGTGGGACATCGAGCGCGACACCCCCTGGGGCCGCATGACCTACATCGACTACCGCCACCGTGTGGAGTTCGGTGAGGACGAGTACCGCCAGATCGACGAGTACGCCAAGAGCAAGAACATCGACTGGTTCGCCTCCCCGTGGGACACCGAGGCCGTCGCCTTCCTGGAGAAGTTCGACGTCCCGGCCCACAAGGTCGCCTCCGCCTCGCTGACCGACGACGAGCTGCTCCGCGCCCTGCGCGGCACCGGCCGCACGGTCATCCTCTCCACCGGCATGTCGACGCCGAAGCAGATCCGTCACGCGGTCGAGGTCCTCGGCAGCGACAACATCCTGATGTGCCACGCCACGTCGACCTACCCGGCGCAGGCCGAGGAGCTCAACCTCCGCGTCATCAACACGCTCCAGGCCGAGTTCCCGAACGTCCCGATCGGCTACTCCGGTCACGAGACGGGCCTGCAGACCACCCTCGCCGCGGTCGCCCTCGGCGCCACCTTCGTCGAGCGCCACATCACCCTCGACCGCGCGATGTGGGGCTCCGACCAGGCCGCCTCCGTCGAGCCGCAGGGCCTCACCCGCCTCGTCCGCGACATCCGCACCATCGAGGCCTCCCTCGGTGACGGCGTCAAGAAGGTCTACGAGTCGGAGCTCGGCCCGATGAAGAAGCTGCGCCGTGTCCCGGGCGTCGTCGCCGAGGCCGAGATCGCCGCGGCCGCGGGCGAGCCCGTCTCGGTCTGA
- a CDS encoding ABC transporter ATP-binding protein has translation MNASSSPPADAVDGQATAVELAGITKRFPGVVANHDIHLSVRKGTVHALVGENGAGKSTLMKILYGMQKPDEGTIAVDGEQVTFSSPADAIVRGIGMVHQHFMLADNLTVLENVVLGSEKLYGIGGKARRKIVELSERYGLGVRPDVLVEELGVADRQRVEILKVLYRGARILILDEPTAVLVPQEVDALFDNLRELKSEGLSVIFISHKLGEVLSVADDITVIRRGTTVGTAVPSETSPRQLAELMVGSELPTPETSESTVTDKAVIQVEDLTVLAKGSVSLGKGSASLLMDEVERGTVRLVLDHVSFTIHAGEVMGIAGVEGNGQTELIDALIGLKAADSGVIRFTGDDVTSWSTRKRREGGIGYIPEDRHRHGLLLEAPLWENRILGHVTEKPNAKGIWLDIKGAQKDTRRIVEQYDVRTPGIDVTAASLSGGNQQKLIVGREMSHKPKFLIAAHPTRGVDVGAQAQIWDQIRAARREGLAVLLISADLDELIGLSDTLRVIYNGKLVADADPATITPEELGSAMTGAASGHLENEELAEAAELDEHTDTPADAPEDEAR, from the coding sequence ATCAACGCGTCCAGCAGCCCTCCGGCCGACGCGGTCGACGGTCAGGCGACCGCCGTCGAACTCGCCGGGATCACCAAGCGGTTCCCGGGCGTCGTGGCCAACCACGACATCCACCTCAGCGTCCGCAAGGGCACCGTGCACGCCCTGGTGGGCGAGAACGGCGCCGGCAAGTCGACGCTGATGAAGATCCTCTACGGCATGCAGAAGCCGGACGAGGGCACCATCGCCGTCGACGGCGAGCAGGTCACGTTCTCCTCGCCCGCCGACGCCATCGTCCGCGGCATCGGCATGGTCCACCAGCACTTCATGCTGGCCGACAACCTCACGGTCCTGGAGAACGTCGTCCTCGGCAGCGAGAAGCTGTACGGGATCGGCGGCAAGGCCCGCCGCAAGATCGTGGAGCTCTCCGAGCGCTACGGCCTCGGCGTCCGCCCCGACGTCCTCGTCGAGGAACTCGGCGTCGCCGACCGTCAGCGCGTGGAGATCCTCAAGGTCCTCTACCGCGGCGCCCGCATCCTCATCCTGGACGAGCCGACCGCGGTCCTCGTGCCGCAGGAGGTCGACGCGCTCTTCGACAACCTCCGCGAGCTCAAGTCCGAGGGTCTGTCGGTCATCTTCATCTCGCACAAGCTGGGCGAGGTCCTCTCCGTCGCCGACGACATCACCGTCATCCGGCGCGGCACGACGGTCGGCACCGCCGTCCCGTCCGAGACGTCCCCGCGCCAGCTCGCCGAGCTGATGGTCGGCAGCGAGCTGCCCACCCCGGAGACCTCCGAGTCGACCGTCACCGACAAGGCCGTCATCCAGGTCGAGGACCTGACCGTCCTCGCCAAGGGCTCCGTGTCGCTCGGCAAGGGCTCGGCGAGCCTGCTCATGGACGAGGTGGAGCGCGGCACCGTCCGGCTCGTCCTCGACCACGTCTCCTTCACCATCCACGCCGGTGAGGTGATGGGCATCGCCGGTGTCGAGGGCAACGGCCAGACCGAGCTCATCGACGCGCTGATCGGCCTCAAGGCCGCCGACTCCGGTGTCATCCGCTTCACCGGCGACGACGTCACCTCCTGGTCGACCCGCAAGCGCCGCGAGGGCGGCATCGGCTACATCCCCGAGGACCGCCACCGCCACGGCCTCCTCCTGGAAGCGCCGCTGTGGGAGAACCGCATCCTCGGCCACGTCACCGAGAAGCCCAACGCCAAGGGCATCTGGCTCGACATCAAGGGCGCCCAGAAGGACACCCGCCGCATCGTCGAGCAGTACGACGTGCGCACCCCCGGCATCGACGTCACCGCGGCCTCGCTGTCCGGCGGCAACCAGCAGAAGCTGATCGTCGGCCGCGAGATGAGCCACAAGCCGAAGTTCCTGATCGCCGCCCACCCCACCCGCGGTGTGGACGTCGGCGCGCAGGCGCAGATCTGGGACCAGATCCGCGCGGCACGCCGCGAGGGCCTCGCCGTCCTGCTGATCTCCGCCGACCTGGACGAGCTGATCGGCCTGTCCGACACCCTCCGGGTGATCTACAACGGCAAGCTGGTCGCCGACGCCGACCCCGCCACCATCACCCCGGAGGAGCTCGGCTCGGCCATGACCGGCGCCGCCTCCGGCCACCTGGAGAACGAGGAGCTCGCCGAAGCGGCCGAGCTCGACGAGCACACCGACACTCCGGCAGACGCCCCGGAAGACGAGGCCCGCTGA
- a CDS encoding BMP family lipoprotein, which translates to MRRVTRIALAGTATASLALALSACGGTSTSSSSSDSKGDKGLAIAYDVGGKGDQSFNDAAFEGLKQAKAEFKYKTADVEPTDGETDADKEQRLVSLAKQGYNPVVGIGYAYGPAVKAAAAKYPKTTFGIVDDSTVTAKNVADLVFSEQEASYLAGVAAAKATKTNTVGFVGGVDVPLIHKFEAGFEQGVKDTKPGVKVLSQYLTQTAQEGGFSSPDKGKTAAEGQIEKKADVVYAAAGLSGQGVIEAASAKKVWAIGVDSDQYRQEALAKYKDSILTSATKDVAKAVYNVAKSVKDGKPESGIVRGDLKSGEVGLADSNPEFKSNSAIQDAVKAAQEKIISGEIKVKSS; encoded by the coding sequence ATGCGCCGGGTTACCCGCATCGCGCTCGCAGGTACTGCGACCGCCTCTCTCGCCCTCGCCCTCTCCGCCTGTGGCGGCACCTCGACCTCCAGCTCGTCCTCGGACAGCAAGGGCGACAAGGGCCTCGCCATCGCGTACGACGTCGGTGGCAAGGGCGACCAGTCCTTCAACGACGCCGCGTTCGAGGGTCTGAAGCAGGCCAAGGCCGAGTTCAAGTACAAGACCGCCGACGTCGAGCCCACGGACGGCGAGACGGACGCGGACAAGGAGCAGCGCCTCGTCTCGCTGGCCAAGCAGGGCTACAACCCGGTCGTCGGCATCGGCTACGCCTACGGCCCGGCCGTCAAGGCCGCCGCCGCGAAGTACCCGAAGACCACCTTCGGCATCGTCGACGACTCCACCGTCACGGCGAAGAACGTCGCGGACCTGGTCTTCTCCGAGCAGGAGGCGTCCTACCTCGCCGGTGTCGCGGCGGCCAAGGCCACCAAGACCAACACCGTGGGCTTCGTGGGCGGCGTGGACGTTCCGCTGATCCACAAGTTCGAGGCCGGCTTCGAGCAGGGCGTCAAGGACACCAAGCCCGGCGTGAAGGTCCTCTCGCAGTACCTGACCCAGACCGCCCAGGAGGGTGGCTTCTCCAGCCCCGACAAGGGCAAGACGGCCGCGGAGGGCCAGATAGAGAAGAAGGCCGACGTCGTCTACGCGGCGGCCGGTCTGTCCGGTCAGGGTGTCATCGAGGCCGCCTCCGCCAAGAAGGTCTGGGCGATCGGTGTCGACTCCGACCAGTACCGCCAGGAAGCGCTCGCCAAGTACAAGGACTCGATCCTGACCTCGGCCACCAAGGACGTCGCCAAGGCGGTCTACAACGTGGCTAAGTCGGTCAAGGACGGTAAGCCGGAGAGCGGTATCGTACGGGGCGATCTGAAGTCGGGTGAGGTCGGTCTGGCCGACTCCAACCCGGAGTTCAAGAGCAACAGCGCGATCCAGGACGCCGTCAAGGCGGCCCAGGAGAAGATCATCAGCGGCGAGATCAAGGTCAAGTCCAGCTGA
- a CDS encoding N-acylneuraminate cytidylyltransferase — protein sequence MTNSEAGHPAPVRRVLAVIPARGGSKGVPAKNLLPVGGVPLVARAVRECRAARLVTDVVVSTDDQAIAAAAREAGAEVVLRPAAIAGDTATSEAAVLHAMDAHEALHGSPVDVVLLVQCTSPFIIREDVDGVVNAILAEGADTALTVAPFHGFVWRDADDDPAAPVAADNGRAAVAGGTDTLVADTAVSGGYGINHDKSFRPRRQDRPQDLLETGAVYAMEATGFRVARHRFFGRTELVRTDPARVLEIDDPHDLARARALAPLFDATRPGSLPTAADIDAVVLDFDGTQTDDRVLIDSDGREFVSVHRGDGLGIAALRRSGLTMLILSTEQNPVVAARARKLKIPVLHGIDRKDLALKQWCEEQGIAPERVLYVGNDVNDLPCFALVGWPVAVASAHDVVRGAARAVTTVPGGDGAIREIASWILGPSLDSLDK from the coding sequence ATGACCAACTCGGAAGCGGGCCACCCCGCGCCGGTGCGCCGCGTGCTCGCGGTGATCCCCGCGCGCGGCGGCTCCAAGGGCGTGCCCGCGAAGAACCTCCTCCCGGTCGGCGGCGTCCCGCTGGTGGCCCGAGCGGTGCGCGAGTGCCGTGCCGCCCGCCTCGTGACGGACGTCGTGGTCTCCACCGACGACCAGGCGATCGCCGCCGCCGCCCGCGAGGCCGGCGCCGAGGTCGTGCTGCGGCCCGCCGCCATCGCCGGCGACACCGCCACCTCCGAGGCCGCCGTCCTGCACGCCATGGACGCCCACGAGGCGCTGCACGGCTCCCCGGTCGACGTGGTGCTGCTCGTCCAGTGCACCAGCCCGTTCATCATCCGCGAGGACGTCGACGGTGTCGTGAACGCGATCCTCGCGGAGGGCGCCGACACCGCCCTGACCGTGGCGCCCTTCCACGGCTTCGTGTGGCGGGACGCCGACGACGACCCCGCCGCCCCGGTGGCTGCCGACAACGGCCGCGCGGCCGTCGCGGGCGGCACCGACACCCTCGTGGCCGACACCGCCGTCAGCGGCGGCTACGGCATCAACCACGACAAGTCCTTCCGGCCGCGCCGCCAGGACCGCCCCCAGGACCTGCTGGAGACCGGCGCCGTCTACGCCATGGAGGCCACCGGCTTCCGCGTGGCCCGGCACCGCTTCTTCGGCCGCACCGAACTCGTGCGCACCGACCCGGCCCGCGTGCTGGAGATCGACGACCCGCACGACCTCGCCCGCGCCCGGGCCCTCGCGCCGCTCTTCGACGCGACCAGGCCCGGCTCCCTCCCGACCGCCGCCGACATCGACGCGGTCGTCCTCGACTTCGACGGCACCCAGACCGACGACAGGGTGCTGATCGACTCCGACGGACGGGAGTTCGTCTCCGTGCACCGCGGGGACGGACTCGGTATCGCCGCCCTCCGCAGAAGCGGACTGACGATGCTGATCCTGTCCACGGAACAGAACCCGGTCGTCGCCGCCCGGGCCAGGAAGCTCAAGATCCCGGTCCTGCACGGCATCGACCGGAAAGACCTCGCACTGAAGCAGTGGTGCGAGGAGCAGGGCATCGCGCCTGAGCGCGTGCTCTACGTCGGCAACGACGTCAACGACCTCCCCTGCTTCGCCCTCGTGGGCTGGCCGGTGGCGGTCGCGAGCGCCCACGACGTCGTGCGCGGCGCCGCACGCGCGGTCACCACCGTCCCTGGCGGCGACGGCGCGATCCGAGAGATCGCCAGCTGGATCCTCGGCCCTTCTCTCGACTCCCTCGACAAGTAA
- a CDS encoding ABC transporter permease, which produces MKKFDKERLLLAVAGPVIALVVAVALTSIVLLASGKSPFEPYSIMFEQATFSDIQVLIINQASLYYIAALAVAIGFRMNLFNIGVDGQYQLAAMMAAIVGAHVALPAALQVPLLILTAVCTGAFWAGIAGVLKVTRGVSEVVATIMLNAIATSVIAYLWLPDVFGVKLGNNNTTGEMHKSGWVPGFDMGESGEIYGLVILAAVLGIGYWIVLNRTRFGFDLRASGASESAAAASGVDPKRMVLTAMLVSGGIAGLAGLPILLGDTHTYSLNFPTGIGFLGIGIALLGRNSPVGIAFAALLWAWLDKASPELDFHGYDKEIAVIMQGLIVIAVVVSYESVREWGLRRQQRRVGAELAAGHALATDNTQKEVAGR; this is translated from the coding sequence ATGAAGAAGTTCGACAAGGAGCGCCTGCTCCTCGCAGTGGCCGGGCCGGTCATCGCGCTCGTCGTCGCCGTGGCACTGACCTCGATCGTGCTGCTCGCCTCGGGCAAGAGCCCGTTCGAGCCGTACTCGATCATGTTCGAGCAGGCGACGTTCTCCGACATCCAGGTCCTGATCATCAACCAGGCGTCGCTGTACTACATCGCGGCGCTGGCGGTGGCCATCGGCTTCCGGATGAACCTGTTCAACATCGGTGTCGACGGCCAGTACCAGCTCGCCGCCATGATGGCCGCGATCGTCGGCGCGCACGTCGCGCTGCCGGCCGCGCTCCAGGTGCCGCTGCTGATCCTGACCGCCGTCTGCACCGGCGCCTTCTGGGCCGGCATCGCCGGTGTCCTCAAGGTGACCCGCGGGGTCAGCGAGGTCGTCGCGACGATCATGCTCAACGCGATCGCGACCTCGGTCATCGCCTACCTGTGGCTGCCCGACGTCTTCGGCGTCAAGCTCGGCAACAACAACACCACCGGCGAGATGCACAAGTCCGGCTGGGTCCCCGGGTTCGACATGGGCGAGTCGGGCGAGATCTACGGTCTCGTCATCCTCGCGGCGGTCCTCGGCATCGGCTACTGGATCGTCCTCAACCGCACCCGCTTCGGCTTCGACCTGCGCGCCTCCGGCGCCTCCGAGTCCGCCGCCGCGGCCAGCGGCGTCGACCCCAAGCGCATGGTGCTCACCGCCATGCTCGTCTCCGGCGGCATCGCCGGTCTCGCGGGCCTGCCGATCCTCCTCGGCGACACCCACACGTACAGCCTCAACTTCCCGACCGGTATCGGCTTCCTCGGCATCGGCATCGCGCTCCTCGGGCGCAACAGCCCCGTCGGCATCGCCTTCGCGGCCCTGCTGTGGGCCTGGCTCGACAAGGCCTCTCCCGAACTCGACTTCCACGGGTACGACAAGGAGATCGCGGTCATCATGCAGGGCCTGATCGTGATCGCCGTCGTCGTCTCCTACGAGTCCGTGCGCGAGTGGGGTCTGCGCCGCCAGCAGCGCCGCGTCGGCGCGGAACTCGCCGCGGGCCACGCCCTCGCCACCGACAACACCCAGAAGGAGGTGGCTGGCCGATGA
- a CDS encoding M20 family metallopeptidase encodes MTRESEADLPGEPLLPGALPEALRAELVAFRRDLHMHPELGNQEFRTTAAIKARLEQAGLAPRVLAIGTGLICDIGDPDDVRPRLALRADIDALPIPDTKSDCAYRSTVPDRAHACGHDVHTTVVLGAGLVLADLHAQGLLPRPVRLIFQPAEEVLPGGAPDAIDSGVLDGVGRIVGVHCDPKVDAGRIGLRHGAITSACDRLEVSLDGAGGHTARPHLTTDLVTAAARVVTDVPALVGKRVDARSGLAVTWGRIESGHACNVIPQHAELSGTVRCLDLDAWRAAPDLVHAAIDEIANLYRAKSEINYIRGVPPVVNDPAVTDLLRDAMTARRGAQSVEDTEQSLGGEDFSWYLEHVPGAMARLGVRTPGDRTTRDLHRGDFDADEHAITVGVEMFTAAALLDELV; translated from the coding sequence ATGACCCGAGAGTCCGAGGCCGATCTCCCCGGGGAACCGTTGCTCCCCGGCGCGCTGCCCGAGGCACTGCGCGCCGAACTCGTGGCGTTCCGACGCGACTTGCACATGCACCCCGAGCTCGGCAACCAGGAGTTCCGCACCACCGCGGCGATCAAGGCGCGCCTGGAGCAGGCGGGCCTCGCGCCGCGCGTCCTCGCCATCGGGACCGGCCTCATCTGTGACATCGGAGACCCGGACGACGTACGCCCCCGGCTGGCGCTGCGCGCCGACATCGACGCGCTCCCCATTCCGGACACGAAGAGTGACTGCGCGTACCGCTCCACGGTTCCCGACCGCGCCCACGCCTGCGGTCACGACGTCCACACCACGGTCGTGCTCGGCGCCGGCCTCGTCCTCGCCGACCTGCACGCCCAGGGCCTGCTGCCCCGCCCCGTGCGGCTGATCTTCCAGCCCGCCGAGGAGGTGCTGCCGGGCGGCGCCCCGGACGCGATCGACTCGGGGGTCCTCGACGGCGTGGGCCGGATCGTCGGCGTGCACTGCGACCCGAAGGTCGACGCGGGGCGCATCGGACTGCGGCACGGCGCCATCACCTCGGCGTGCGACCGGCTCGAAGTGTCCCTGGACGGCGCGGGCGGACACACCGCACGCCCCCACCTGACCACGGACCTCGTCACCGCCGCCGCCCGCGTGGTCACCGACGTGCCGGCGCTCGTCGGCAAGCGCGTGGACGCCCGCAGCGGGCTCGCGGTGACCTGGGGGCGCATCGAGTCGGGCCACGCCTGCAACGTGATCCCGCAGCACGCCGAGCTGTCCGGAACCGTGCGCTGCCTGGATCTCGACGCCTGGCGGGCCGCGCCCGACCTCGTGCACGCGGCCATCGACGAGATCGCCAACCTCTACCGGGCGAAGTCCGAGATCAACTACATCCGGGGCGTGCCTCCGGTGGTGAACGACCCGGCCGTCACGGACCTGCTCCGCGACGCGATGACCGCCCGGCGCGGCGCTCAGTCCGTCGAGGACACCGAGCAGAGCCTCGGCGGCGAGGACTTCTCCTGGTACCTGGAGCACGTGCCGGGCGCGATGGCCCGCCTCGGGGTCCGCACCCCCGGCGACCGCACCACCCGCGACCTGCACCGCGGCGACTTCGACGCGGACGAGCACGCGATCACGGTCGGGGTCGAGATGTTCACCGCGGCGGCTCTCCTGGACGAGCTGGTCTGA
- a CDS encoding BMP family lipoprotein, protein MRRIASLTRVAVGVASLALAATACGGTSNDSGDSSDSSKDAKGLAIAYDVGGKGDQSFNDAAFSGLEKAQKEFGYKTADIEPTDGETDADKEQRLSSLAKQGYNPVIGIGFAYGPALEAVAKKYPKTTFGIVDSVVEGKNVASLVFSEQEASYLAGVAAAKATKSNTVGFVGGVDVPLIHKFEAGYTQGVKDTKPSVKVLSQYLTQTAEEGGFSSPDKGKAAAEGQLEKGADVIYAAAGLSGQGVIEAASKAGKYAIGVDSDQYKQEALAKYKGAILTSALKDVGGSVYTLAKSVHDGKPLTGTQTFDLKVNGVGLADSNPKMAEIPGLTDAVAKAKAAIVDGTIKVKTS, encoded by the coding sequence ATGCGTCGGATAGCCAGCCTGACCCGCGTCGCGGTGGGGGTCGCGTCACTCGCACTCGCCGCCACGGCCTGCGGCGGCACCAGCAACGACAGCGGCGACAGCAGCGACAGCAGCAAGGACGCCAAGGGCCTCGCCATCGCGTACGACGTCGGCGGCAAGGGCGACCAGTCCTTCAACGACGCGGCGTTCTCCGGCCTGGAGAAGGCCCAGAAGGAGTTCGGCTACAAGACGGCCGACATCGAGCCCACCGACGGTGAGACGGACGCCGACAAGGAGCAGCGCCTGTCGTCGCTCGCCAAGCAGGGCTACAACCCGGTCATCGGCATCGGCTTCGCCTACGGTCCCGCGCTGGAGGCCGTCGCCAAGAAGTACCCGAAGACCACCTTCGGCATCGTCGACTCGGTCGTGGAGGGCAAGAACGTCGCCTCCCTGGTCTTCTCCGAGCAGGAGGCCTCCTACCTCGCCGGTGTCGCGGCGGCCAAGGCCACCAAGAGCAACACCGTGGGCTTCGTGGGCGGCGTGGACGTTCCCCTCATCCACAAGTTCGAGGCCGGCTACACGCAGGGCGTCAAGGACACCAAGCCGAGCGTGAAGGTCCTCTCGCAGTACCTGACGCAGACCGCCGAGGAGGGCGGCTTCTCCAGCCCCGACAAGGGCAAGGCCGCCGCCGAGGGCCAGCTGGAGAAGGGCGCCGACGTCATCTACGCCGCGGCCGGCCTGTCCGGTCAGGGTGTCATCGAGGCCGCCTCGAAGGCCGGCAAGTACGCGATCGGCGTCGACTCCGACCAGTACAAGCAGGAGGCCCTCGCCAAGTACAAGGGCGCCATCCTGACCTCCGCGCTCAAGGACGTCGGCGGTTCGGTCTACACGCTGGCCAAGTCGGTCCACGACGGCAAGCCGCTGACCGGTACGCAGACCTTCGACCTCAAGGTGAACGGTGTCGGCCTCGCCGACAGCAACCCGAAGATGGCGGAGATCCCCGGCCTCACCGACGCGGTGGCCAAGGCCAAGGCGGCCATCGTCGACGGCACCATCAAGGTCAAGACCTCGTAG